From Chryseobacterium joostei, the proteins below share one genomic window:
- a CDS encoding ABC transporter permease: MIAILKKELWSYFGNWSAWVIIAAFSLITTLFLFFFDNDSNIFEIGAASLQSYFVLVPWLLMFIIPALSMKTFAEEQQTGTLNWLFSQPLKVSDLVMGKFLSVWIVGVLCLIPSLIYLYTVYVLGVPEGNIDLGMTFGSYIGLIILIAAFSGVGILASSLSQNQIMAYLLGVFMCFIMYFGIEQLASYKLLGGADFILQNIGFYQHFLGFTRGLVDVKDVAYFILVIGASLVLSNHFINKKK, from the coding sequence ATGATTGCAATTTTAAAGAAAGAACTTTGGAGTTACTTTGGAAACTGGAGCGCATGGGTAATCATTGCCGCATTCAGTTTGATCACGACTCTTTTCCTGTTCTTTTTCGACAACGATTCTAATATTTTTGAGATCGGGGCAGCATCGCTGCAGAGTTATTTTGTTTTAGTTCCGTGGCTGTTGATGTTTATCATTCCGGCACTTTCAATGAAGACTTTCGCTGAAGAACAGCAAACCGGAACACTGAACTGGCTTTTTTCACAACCGTTAAAGGTTTCAGATCTTGTAATGGGAAAATTCCTTTCAGTATGGATTGTCGGGGTTTTATGCCTGATTCCATCACTGATTTATCTCTATACTGTATATGTTTTAGGAGTTCCGGAGGGAAATATTGACCTAGGAATGACTTTCGGAAGCTATATAGGACTGATTATTCTGATTGCTGCTTTTTCAGGAGTTGGAATTTTAGCCTCTTCATTATCACAAAACCAGATCATGGCTTATCTGTTGGGTGTTTTCATGTGCTTTATTATGTATTTTGGAATTGAGCAGCTGGCAAGCTATAAATTATTAGGAGGAGCAGACTTTATTCTTCAGAATATAGGTTTCTATCAACATTTTCTAGGCTTTACAAGAGGCCTTGTAGATGTAAAGGATGTAGCCTACTTTATTCTGGTGATCGGTGCTTCATTAGTATTGTCTAATCATTTTATTAACAAAAAGAAGTAG
- a CDS encoding AEC family transporter yields the protein MVNFVLIAVCIIAGMVFKATKSIHPDAHKGINTWILYLALPAVSFKYLPKVQWTTEMLFPIAATFLISVFCFIYMMFYSKSRGYSRRSRSTLELASGYSNTSFIGFPLISAFYGEGLLSIAIICDQTMFFALSTLGIIAAVKGGSKSGKVSAIFILKRLITFPPLIGCISALVLSQFIDFTIAEPFFDKLAATVSPLALFSVGLQLKFNGWKKLIPQMSASMLYKLILAPAIVLGMALLFGIKGDVAKITVFEAAMPTLVTSSIIAEQFRLNTKLTNLIIGVSIIVGFFTSAMWYEITELLF from the coding sequence ATGGTAAATTTTGTTCTGATTGCAGTGTGCATTATTGCAGGAATGGTATTCAAAGCAACAAAATCTATCCACCCGGATGCCCATAAGGGGATCAATACCTGGATTCTTTATCTTGCTCTACCCGCAGTTTCTTTTAAATATCTGCCAAAAGTACAATGGACAACGGAGATGCTTTTTCCGATTGCAGCCACTTTTTTAATCTCTGTATTTTGCTTCATCTATATGATGTTTTATAGTAAAAGCCGGGGCTATTCAAGGCGCTCCAGAAGTACCTTGGAGCTGGCGAGTGGGTACAGTAATACGTCATTCATCGGTTTTCCCCTGATTAGCGCCTTTTATGGAGAGGGTTTGTTAAGCATCGCTATTATCTGTGACCAAACCATGTTCTTTGCCCTTTCAACATTAGGAATTATTGCCGCTGTAAAAGGTGGAAGTAAGTCCGGAAAAGTAAGTGCAATATTTATTCTTAAACGCCTGATCACATTTCCACCGTTAATTGGATGTATCTCGGCATTGGTGTTATCTCAATTCATAGATTTCACTATTGCAGAGCCATTTTTTGATAAACTTGCAGCCACAGTAAGTCCGTTGGCATTATTTTCAGTAGGATTACAATTGAAGTTTAACGGCTGGAAAAAACTCATTCCGCAAATGTCTGCTTCCATGCTTTATAAATTGATTTTGGCACCGGCAATTGTCTTAGGAATGGCATTATTATTCGGAATAAAAGGAGATGTCGCAAAAATTACCGTGTTTGAAGCAGCAATGCCTACGTTAGTCACTTCAAGTATCATTGCAGAACAGTTCAGATTAAATACAAAGCTGACCAATCTTATCATCGGAGTCAGTATTATTGTTGGATTTTTTACCTCTGCCATGTGGTATGAAATTACTGAACTGCTTTTTTAA
- a CDS encoding cupin-like domain-containing protein, with protein MRLIPVQKIKKIVSRTFINEYMKPKVPVILEDFVDPESPAFKKWNYEYFKEIAGNHQVDIYGSEMDSMDRVASEPIMQTSFSEYLDLIDSTPTEHRLFLFNLLSIKPELKNDIVYNDVTNGKILKWLPFMFFGGQGSATRNHIDIDMSHVFITQFQGIKKVWLFPREQSSFMYKLPYNFHSLTPIKNPDFRKYPGLLYLDGYEAILQPGETLYIPAGWWHYIQYETGGYSISVRALPSSFIEKWNGFKNLVIIRNFDNAMRYVFKEKWFRYKVKIARERGARAARKQRSFQI; from the coding sequence ATGCGATTGATTCCGGTACAGAAAATAAAGAAAATAGTTTCAAGAACCTTTATAAATGAATATATGAAGCCCAAGGTTCCTGTTATTCTTGAAGATTTTGTAGATCCCGAAAGTCCGGCCTTTAAAAAGTGGAATTATGAATATTTTAAAGAAATAGCAGGAAATCATCAGGTAGATATTTACGGCAGTGAAATGGATTCCATGGACAGAGTAGCAAGTGAGCCCATTATGCAGACTTCTTTTTCGGAATATCTGGATTTGATAGATTCTACTCCCACTGAACACCGTCTTTTTTTATTTAATTTATTAAGCATTAAACCAGAACTTAAAAATGATATTGTTTACAATGATGTTACCAATGGTAAAATATTGAAATGGCTTCCCTTTATGTTCTTTGGCGGACAAGGTTCTGCCACCCGAAATCATATTGACATCGATATGTCCCATGTTTTTATCACTCAATTTCAAGGAATAAAAAAAGTATGGCTGTTTCCCCGTGAACAATCTAGTTTTATGTACAAACTGCCTTATAACTTCCATAGTTTGACTCCTATTAAAAATCCTGACTTCAGGAAGTATCCGGGTCTCCTATACTTAGATGGCTATGAAGCTATTCTTCAACCTGGTGAAACCCTTTACATTCCCGCCGGATGGTGGCATTACATACAGTATGAAACCGGAGGCTACTCCATATCTGTCCGGGCACTTCCCTCAAGTTTTATTGAAAAATGGAATGGATTTAAAAATTTAGTTATTATAAGGAATTTCGATAATGCCATGCGCTATGTCTTTAAGGAAAAATGGTTCAGATATAAAGTAAAAATCGCCAGAGAAAGAGGGGCAAGAGCTGCCAGAAAACAAAGAAGCTTTCAAATTTGA
- a CDS encoding CopD family protein: protein MLYTIIKALHIIFMVSYFAGIFYLVRIFVYYKDTDEFPEDKKKILREQYTFMARRLWNIITVPAGVIMAVCGLVMIFLNPGLMKMGWFHLKLTFLIGLAVYHYWCWKKVLRLKALNGNTLETANIKLRQANEIATFILFLVVFTVILKAMVITYWWQLITGFFVLVFLIMMTVKLVNKNKKKK, encoded by the coding sequence ATGCTTTATACAATAATCAAAGCGCTGCACATTATTTTTATGGTAAGCTATTTTGCGGGGATTTTCTATCTCGTAAGAATCTTCGTTTACTATAAGGATACCGATGAATTTCCGGAAGATAAAAAGAAAATTTTGAGAGAGCAGTACACCTTTATGGCCCGCAGACTGTGGAATATTATTACTGTTCCGGCCGGAGTCATTATGGCGGTATGTGGATTGGTTATGATCTTTTTAAATCCGGGTTTAATGAAGATGGGTTGGTTTCATTTAAAGCTCACATTCCTGATCGGTCTTGCCGTTTATCACTACTGGTGCTGGAAGAAAGTGCTTCGTTTAAAAGCGCTTAACGGGAATACTTTAGAAACGGCCAATATCAAATTGAGACAAGCCAACGAAATTGCTACATTTATTTTGTTTCTTGTTGTATTTACCGTGATTTTAAAAGCCATGGTAATTACATACTGGTGGCAATTAATTACAGGATTTTTCGTTCTTGTATTTCTGATCATGATGACCGTAAAACTTGTTAATAAGAATAAAAAAAAGAAATAA
- the dacB gene encoding D-alanyl-D-alanine carboxypeptidase/D-alanyl-D-alanine endopeptidase, with product MVNFRKYISSAAVLASGFFMAQSTVSTVLYSQNYDNQKSSLNLPSPVSTMVEKTVLSAKELVDINVNTMMADPVLKNATWGFVVYDPKTKKVISSYNENTPLVPASTTKLLTTETALNLLGENYRWMTQLEYSGTVDENGVLNGNLYVVGSGDPSLGTNKAGAGSYRDIISDFIGGVSREGIKKVNGDIIIQTALFKGNISMLPENVVWLENNNYYLPAGTTRGINPANEKLIVKKGGFSTDKKFFYVSPYAHQMVYAEKYEGDGILTTKIPDAPAYLANSFRTTLVKSGIPVTGKVTPKMTDAAPESRKMISAYKSPTLSDIVYYTNQHSDNSLAEALLRTVGFQKMGDQTSESGRIVVTDHLKDAGFDMIGLNYMDGSGLSRSNNVTPISQVKFLTSLMNEKYYRSYLTSLPIGGQSGTLKRMFIGEGNGQIFAKTGTLNKVKTLAGYLKTNSGKTLVFSLMVNNYSGSVDMVKKRMEKILEPALEL from the coding sequence ATGGTAAATTTCAGAAAATATATTTCAAGCGCAGCGGTATTGGCTTCTGGTTTTTTCATGGCTCAATCTACCGTTTCTACTGTTCTTTACTCCCAAAATTATGACAATCAGAAAAGCAGCTTAAATCTGCCCTCACCTGTCAGTACGATGGTGGAGAAGACTGTGTTGTCTGCTAAAGAACTTGTAGATATTAATGTAAACACAATGATGGCGGATCCCGTGCTGAAAAATGCAACATGGGGATTCGTAGTGTATGACCCGAAAACGAAGAAAGTAATTTCTTCGTACAATGAGAATACTCCGTTGGTTCCGGCTTCTACTACAAAGCTTTTAACTACAGAAACAGCTTTAAACCTTTTAGGTGAAAACTATCGCTGGATGACTCAGCTGGAGTATTCAGGAACTGTTGATGAGAATGGAGTTTTAAATGGAAATCTTTATGTGGTAGGAAGCGGTGATCCGTCTCTAGGAACAAATAAGGCTGGAGCAGGATCTTACAGAGACATTATCTCAGATTTCATAGGTGGGGTTTCACGTGAGGGAATCAAAAAGGTAAATGGTGATATTATTATTCAGACAGCGCTTTTCAAAGGCAATATTTCAATGCTTCCGGAAAATGTTGTATGGCTAGAAAACAATAATTACTATCTGCCTGCAGGGACAACCCGAGGAATTAACCCGGCTAATGAAAAACTGATCGTAAAGAAAGGAGGTTTCTCTACAGACAAGAAATTCTTCTATGTTTCACCATATGCCCATCAGATGGTTTATGCTGAAAAGTATGAAGGAGATGGTATTTTAACCACAAAAATTCCTGATGCACCGGCTTATCTGGCTAATTCATTCAGAACAACACTGGTGAAAAGCGGAATTCCTGTTACCGGAAAAGTAACTCCTAAAATGACAGACGCTGCACCTGAGAGCAGAAAAATGATCTCAGCTTACAAGTCTCCAACCTTAAGTGATATTGTATACTATACTAACCAGCATAGTGATAATTCATTGGCGGAAGCTTTATTAAGAACAGTAGGATTCCAAAAAATGGGAGATCAGACCTCAGAATCAGGTAGAATTGTAGTGACAGATCATTTAAAAGATGCCGGTTTTGATATGATTGGATTGAATTATATGGATGGAAGCGGGCTTTCAAGAAGTAATAATGTAACTCCGATTTCTCAGGTTAAATTCTTGACTTCTTTGATGAATGAGAAATATTACAGATCATATTTAACTTCTCTTCCAATTGGCGGACAATCCGGAACATTGAAAAGAATGTTTATTGGAGAGGGGAACGGACAGATTTTTGCTAAAACAGGAACTTTAAATAAAGTAAAAACATTAGCAGGATATTTGAAAACCAATTCCGGGAAAACATTAGTATTTTCTTTAATGGTAAATAACTATTCAGGATCGGTGGATATGGTGAAGAAAAGAATGGAGAAAATTCTGGAACCGGCTCTGGAACTGTAA
- the priA gene encoding replication restart helicase PriA, whose product MQYTQIVLPLNLKGSFTYRVPEELMSEIQLGMRVLVPFGGKKIYTGIVFELHDLAPENFVAKDVISILDDKPILPEEQISFWNWLSEYYLCNLGEIYRFAFPSSLKLESETYLKLKPGVVVDFENLDVNEMYLVQALEVRQLVNLTDIEAFIPKKEIIKTINSLIDLQYIEIDEKIAEKYKAKEVAYVKVNGDVLNNQNLTEILLKLNKAPKQKELFLLILEKQTEKPDLHIKKAELFEDGYFGSSHFKALADKGLVEEYHMQKDRIESYDGEIEELEELSEQQKIAKSEIDEAFEEKKNVLLHGVTSSGKTHIYLEKIEECVRNGQNVLFLLPEISLTKQITQRLEKKYGRQLGFYHQKLTDFERVEVWRRVKQNDIRILVGTRNALFLPYQNLGLIVVDEEHDSAYKPREVSPYFNAKDAALVLGGLYEAGVILGSATPSVESYYRARKDKMKYIFLDARFGNVNLPEYELINFKEAQESKKVSGNFSLRLIDEIKKTVDEKNQAIVLHNRRGYANVVECETCGYVNYCSNCDVVMTYHKAANEMKCHYCGQRASKPKTCPKCNSEKLNERGVGVEQIHEEVSKIFPENEVDRMDVDSMRKKFAYEKLYEKIEDGETDIVVGTQMISKGLDFDHIELVAIPKADSLLYVQDFRAEERAYQLITQVSGRAGRVSGKGRILIQTYNPDHSVFQLIKMNNPAKIYKYILTERQKFNYPPFTKLIMIELKHRRDDKVDRASQFLGSILRKYLPEDCILGPERAQIARLNNLYQFQILLKLPRGKNYERFKGLVLISLKEFDEITAYQSIKKDVFVDF is encoded by the coding sequence TTGCAATACACTCAGATTGTTTTACCGCTGAATTTAAAAGGATCCTTTACTTACAGGGTTCCGGAAGAATTAATGTCTGAAATTCAGTTAGGAATGCGGGTTTTAGTGCCGTTTGGAGGTAAAAAGATCTATACGGGAATTGTTTTCGAGCTTCATGATCTTGCGCCGGAGAACTTTGTGGCGAAAGACGTTATCAGTATTTTGGATGATAAACCAATACTTCCCGAAGAGCAGATCAGCTTCTGGAACTGGCTTTCCGAGTATTATCTATGTAATCTTGGGGAAATTTACAGATTTGCTTTTCCATCTTCTCTGAAACTTGAAAGTGAAACCTATTTAAAATTAAAGCCTGGAGTTGTTGTTGACTTTGAAAACCTTGATGTCAATGAAATGTATCTGGTTCAGGCGTTGGAAGTAAGACAGCTGGTGAATCTCACAGATATCGAGGCATTTATTCCTAAGAAAGAAATTATTAAAACCATCAATTCACTTATTGATCTGCAGTATATTGAGATCGACGAGAAAATTGCTGAAAAGTATAAGGCAAAAGAAGTTGCCTATGTGAAAGTTAACGGAGATGTTCTGAACAATCAGAACCTTACGGAAATTCTTTTAAAACTAAATAAAGCCCCCAAGCAGAAAGAATTGTTTCTTCTTATTTTGGAAAAACAAACTGAAAAGCCTGATCTTCATATTAAAAAGGCGGAGCTGTTTGAAGACGGTTACTTCGGAAGTTCCCATTTCAAGGCATTGGCAGACAAAGGTCTTGTAGAGGAATATCATATGCAGAAAGACAGGATTGAAAGCTATGATGGAGAAATTGAAGAGCTTGAGGAACTTTCTGAACAACAGAAAATAGCAAAATCCGAAATTGATGAAGCCTTTGAAGAAAAAAAGAATGTTTTACTTCATGGAGTAACATCATCCGGAAAAACCCATATTTATTTAGAGAAAATAGAGGAATGCGTTAGAAACGGACAAAATGTTCTGTTTCTGCTTCCTGAAATTTCGTTAACCAAGCAAATTACCCAAAGATTAGAAAAAAAATATGGCAGGCAATTAGGTTTCTATCATCAAAAATTAACTGATTTTGAAAGGGTAGAAGTATGGAGAAGAGTTAAGCAGAATGACATTCGTATCCTTGTAGGAACTAGAAATGCCCTATTCTTACCCTACCAGAATCTTGGCTTGATCGTAGTGGATGAAGAACATGATTCTGCCTATAAGCCAAGAGAAGTTTCCCCGTATTTTAATGCGAAGGATGCTGCTTTGGTTTTGGGAGGTTTATATGAAGCGGGAGTGATTCTCGGATCTGCAACCCCATCCGTTGAAAGCTATTACAGAGCCAGAAAAGATAAGATGAAATACATCTTTCTGGATGCAAGGTTCGGGAATGTTAATCTGCCGGAATATGAACTTATCAATTTCAAGGAAGCTCAGGAATCCAAGAAAGTGTCCGGAAATTTTTCCTTAAGACTGATTGATGAGATTAAGAAAACGGTTGATGAAAAAAATCAGGCAATCGTTCTTCATAACAGACGGGGCTATGCTAACGTTGTTGAGTGTGAAACATGTGGCTACGTTAATTATTGCTCCAATTGTGATGTGGTAATGACCTATCACAAGGCTGCCAATGAAATGAAATGCCATTACTGTGGGCAAAGAGCCTCAAAACCAAAAACCTGCCCGAAGTGTAATTCTGAAAAACTAAATGAAAGAGGTGTTGGTGTAGAGCAGATTCATGAGGAGGTTTCCAAAATATTTCCTGAAAATGAAGTGGATAGGATGGATGTAGACTCCATGCGTAAGAAATTTGCCTACGAAAAGCTGTATGAAAAGATTGAGGATGGAGAAACGGATATTGTGGTGGGTACACAGATGATTTCCAAAGGGCTGGATTTTGACCATATAGAATTGGTAGCCATTCCTAAGGCTGATTCCTTATTATATGTACAGGATTTCAGAGCCGAGGAAAGAGCGTATCAATTAATAACACAGGTTTCCGGAAGAGCCGGGAGGGTTTCCGGAAAAGGAAGAATCCTGATTCAGACCTATAATCCTGATCATTCTGTATTTCAGCTGATCAAAATGAATAACCCTGCGAAGATCTATAAGTATATCCTAACAGAACGCCAGAAATTTAATTATCCGCCGTTTACCAAGTTAATTATGATTGAACTGAAGCACAGAAGAGATGATAAAGTAGACCGTGCTTCTCAGTTTTTAGGCTCAATTCTTCGAAAATATCTTCCTGAGGATTGTATTTTAGGTCCGGAAAGGGCACAAATTGCAAGGCTTAATAATTTATATCAATTCCAAATTCTATTAAAATTACCCCGTGGGAAAAACTATGAGAGGTTTAAAGGATTGGTTTTAATAAGTTTGAAGGAATTCGATGAAATCACTGCTTATCAAAGCATTAAAAAAGACGTTTTTGTTGATTTTTAA
- the kbl gene encoding glycine C-acetyltransferase, with product MISEKYLQHLQNELQNIENDGLFKKERIITSQQSAEIEANGKKLLNFCANNYLGLSNNPEVMKASQDMIESHGYGMSSVRFICGTQDIHKELETKIADFLGLEDTILYAAAFDANGGVFEPLFTEEDAIISDELNHASIIDGVRLCKAARYRYKNNNMADLEAQLIAASEKNHRFKIIVTDGVFSMDGIVADLKGVCDLADKYDALVMVDDSHATGFIGKTGRGTHEANEVMGRVDIITSTLGKALGGALGGFTSGKKEIIDMLRQRSRPYLFSNSLAPGIVGAALKVLDMISDDTSLRDKVMENAEYFRTEMKSKGFDIPEGDAAIVPVMLYDAPLSQKMAEKLMDEGIYVIGFFYPVVPKGKARIRVQLSAAHTKEHLDKAIAAFEKVGKELGVIS from the coding sequence ATGATTTCTGAAAAATACCTACAACATTTACAGAACGAACTTCAAAATATTGAAAATGATGGACTTTTCAAAAAAGAAAGAATCATCACTTCTCAACAAAGTGCAGAAATTGAAGCTAACGGTAAAAAGCTTTTGAACTTTTGTGCTAATAATTATTTAGGGTTATCCAATAATCCGGAGGTAATGAAAGCTTCTCAGGATATGATTGAATCCCACGGATATGGAATGTCATCTGTACGTTTTATCTGTGGAACACAGGATATTCATAAGGAATTAGAGACAAAGATTGCAGACTTCCTTGGTCTTGAGGATACGATTCTTTATGCTGCTGCATTTGATGCAAACGGTGGGGTTTTTGAACCATTGTTTACTGAAGAGGATGCGATTATTTCAGATGAACTGAACCATGCTTCCATCATTGATGGGGTTCGTCTTTGTAAAGCTGCAAGATACCGTTACAAAAACAATAATATGGCTGATCTTGAGGCTCAATTGATTGCTGCTTCAGAAAAGAATCACCGTTTCAAGATTATTGTTACTGACGGAGTTTTCTCAATGGATGGTATTGTTGCTGATCTTAAAGGTGTTTGTGATCTTGCAGATAAATATGATGCTTTGGTAATGGTGGATGATTCCCACGCAACCGGATTTATCGGAAAAACAGGTCGCGGAACTCATGAAGCTAACGAAGTAATGGGTAGAGTAGATATTATTACATCTACATTAGGAAAAGCTCTTGGTGGTGCTTTAGGAGGATTTACCTCAGGTAAAAAAGAAATCATCGATATGTTGAGACAACGTTCTCGTCCTTACTTATTCTCCAACTCATTGGCTCCTGGGATTGTAGGTGCTGCTTTGAAAGTGTTGGACATGATTTCAGATGATACTTCATTACGTGATAAAGTCATGGAAAATGCAGAATATTTCAGAACAGAGATGAAATCCAAAGGTTTTGATATCCCTGAAGGAGATGCTGCCATTGTTCCTGTAATGCTTTATGATGCACCACTTTCCCAGAAAATGGCAGAAAAATTGATGGATGAGGGAATCTATGTCATTGGATTCTTTTATCCTGTAGTACCAAAAGGAAAAGCAAGAATCAGAGTTCAATTATCTGCGGCTCACACCAAGGAACATCTTGATAAGGCCATTGCTGCTTTTGAAAAGGTAGGAAAAGAATTGGGTGTGATCTCTTAA
- a CDS encoding M1 family aminopeptidase, giving the protein MKKVYLLMLGFLVSQQFYAQTQDQNIEMKGLIKKEKKSFANRMVAGNVNPNTLNYDLRYQRMDVTLNPTVKNISGSVTSHFKPNQNMGSIYFDLTNLLSVSQVQYHGNSIPFQQLPSKEIKIDFPASIAANTLDSLTIHYSGTPDPYYNTVMTGTQGGTPVFSTLNEPYGAQDWFPTKQSLNDKIERVDFKITTPSQYNVAANGKLMSETNLPATSQKLTFWRTMYPTPAYLIALGITNYTKLNSTIGNPPFPFVNYVYPATAANSTLVSNIEWTKQVMNTYETYFGPYPFRDEKYGHMEYLNGGGMEHQTMSSMSGWGKSLIAHELAHQWFGDKVTCGAWNDIWLNEGFATFGEHVTNEKLLMTNTEFMSYLANQTSYITGTSGGTVYVPDASLTNVNRIFDSRLSYAKGGYVLRMLKWILGDTAFYQAIKDYHGRPALAYNYVRTSDFSASLLQSTGKDFTEFFNDWVYGEGYPTYNIKWRQLGNQVLFNVSQTQSMPSVSFFELPLPIKVNGTGGQTAYLVLNNTSNNQNFTEAVTFPIASIQFNYEYQILQKNSTVVQDANLSVSSVEKEKFGLYPNPAKNELYLNGVDKAADYTIHAIDGKLVRKDIYQPGKTIGISELVPGTYIFTVNEKHIKFIKH; this is encoded by the coding sequence ATGAAAAAAGTTTACCTCCTGATGTTGGGTTTTCTGGTATCTCAACAGTTTTATGCACAAACGCAGGACCAGAATATCGAAATGAAAGGATTGATTAAAAAGGAAAAGAAATCCTTTGCCAACAGAATGGTTGCAGGTAATGTCAATCCGAATACACTCAACTATGATCTTAGGTATCAAAGAATGGATGTTACTTTAAATCCAACCGTTAAAAATATTTCCGGTTCAGTAACGTCTCACTTTAAGCCTAATCAGAATATGGGAAGTATTTATTTTGACCTTACCAATCTGTTATCAGTTTCCCAGGTACAATATCATGGAAACAGTATTCCTTTTCAGCAGCTTCCTAGCAAAGAAATTAAAATAGATTTTCCGGCTTCCATTGCAGCCAATACATTAGATTCTTTAACTATTCATTATTCCGGAACTCCAGATCCGTATTACAATACTGTGATGACGGGAACTCAGGGAGGGACTCCTGTTTTTTCTACCTTAAATGAGCCTTATGGGGCACAGGATTGGTTTCCTACCAAACAAAGTCTGAATGATAAGATTGAAAGAGTTGATTTTAAAATTACAACCCCATCACAATACAATGTCGCAGCAAACGGTAAATTGATGTCTGAAACAAATCTTCCTGCAACTTCGCAGAAGCTTACTTTCTGGAGAACAATGTATCCTACTCCTGCTTATCTTATTGCGCTTGGAATCACCAACTATACAAAGCTAAACAGCACCATCGGAAACCCGCCATTTCCGTTTGTGAACTATGTTTATCCCGCAACAGCAGCGAACTCTACACTGGTATCCAATATTGAATGGACGAAGCAGGTTATGAACACCTATGAGACTTATTTTGGACCTTATCCTTTCCGTGATGAAAAATATGGACATATGGAATACCTTAATGGAGGAGGAATGGAGCATCAAACGATGTCTTCTATGAGTGGTTGGGGTAAAAGTCTTATTGCTCATGAGCTTGCCCACCAATGGTTTGGAGATAAAGTAACCTGTGGTGCATGGAATGACATCTGGTTGAATGAGGGTTTTGCAACCTTTGGAGAGCATGTAACCAATGAAAAATTGCTAATGACTAACACCGAATTTATGAGCTATTTGGCCAATCAAACCAGCTATATTACAGGAACATCGGGAGGAACTGTATATGTTCCTGATGCGAGCCTTACCAATGTCAACAGAATTTTCGACAGCAGGCTTTCTTATGCCAAAGGAGGTTATGTTTTAAGAATGTTGAAATGGATTTTGGGGGACACAGCTTTTTATCAGGCTATTAAAGATTATCACGGAAGACCGGCTTTGGCTTATAATTATGTACGAACTTCAGACTTTAGTGCATCGCTGCTTCAGTCTACGGGAAAGGACTTTACAGAGTTTTTTAATGACTGGGTGTATGGTGAGGGATATCCTACTTACAACATAAAATGGAGACAACTGGGCAATCAAGTCCTGTTTAACGTTTCCCAAACGCAAAGTATGCCATCTGTAAGCTTTTTTGAGCTACCTTTACCCATTAAAGTGAATGGAACAGGAGGGCAAACAGCTTATTTGGTGCTGAATAATACCTCGAACAATCAAAATTTTACAGAAGCAGTCACTTTCCCGATTGCGAGTATTCAGTTTAACTATGAATATCAGATCCTGCAAAAAAACTCAACAGTAGTTCAGGATGCTAATCTGAGTGTTTCTTCAGTAGAGAAAGAAAAATTTGGTTTATATCCTAACCCCGCAAAAAATGAACTTTACCTTAATGGGGTTGATAAAGCAGCGGATTACACTATTCATGCAATAGACGGAAAACTGGTTAGAAAAGACATTTATCAACCAGGTAAGACAATAGGAATTTCAGAATTGGTTCCGGGTACTTATATTTTCACGGTCAATGAAAAACATATTAAATTTATTAAGCATTAA